One window of Branchiostoma lanceolatum isolate klBraLanc5 chromosome 6, klBraLanc5.hap2, whole genome shotgun sequence genomic DNA carries:
- the LOC136436113 gene encoding uncharacterized protein isoform X1, with product MSAFKNLNLKNRLPNIHVPSLPDSCSCLCGNACKICQSMSASCWIIRCDGKMAINPRSVRSIGLSLIVFGALSVIFGLASDLSFSDAYLHQASGPIWSGVFVLITGILAASIHYEKGNRCIMIALTTLGTMSVLLTIASWIISSIGLNGRDTCPVSSCLSVKALHGVSLVLSAVETVLSVVCVILGCVGIWSPQDHSDRPPQYPQQQFSTPTQQPVVIVQASPGVPVSSPPPGVSPGVQYVYVPVSSGESLHPSPHAHVVPAQGVSPQQVIYAGQRLSPAGPQGQGASSPEGQGSASPGQSSGQGTTGRRRGKPAPPPPYEATEGDSRQPPINPEFSGRV from the exons ATGTCTGCCTTTAAAAACCTTAATCTTAAGAATAGATtacctaacatacatgtaccatcccTACCTGACTCCTGTTCATGTCTCTGTGGTAATGCATGTAAAATCTGCCAGTCAATGTCAGCATCCTGCTGGATTATAAG GTGCGATGGCAAGATGGCGATCAACCCCAGGTCCGTGCGTTCCATCGGACTCTCTCTGATCGTGTTCGGGGCGCTCAGCGTGATATTCGGTCTGGCCTCCGACCTGAGCTTCAGCGATGCCTACCTGCACCAGGCCTCGGGGCCCATCTGGAGCGGCGTGTTC GTTCTCATTACGGGTATCTTGGCTGCGTCCATACACTATGAGAAAGGGAACAGATGCATC ATGATAGCCCTGACCACCCTGGGGACCATGTCTGTCCTCCTTACCATCGCTTCCTGGATCATCTCCTCTATCGGCCTGAACGGGCGAGACACGTGTCCCGTCAGCAGCTGTCTGTCAGTCAAGGCGCTGCACGGggtgtccctggtgctgtcTGCTGTGGAGACTGTGCTGTCTGTGGTGTGTGTGATTCTGGGCTGTGTGGGGATATGGTCTCCACAG GACCACTCGGACCGCCCCCCGCAGTACCCCCAGCAGCAGTTCTCCACTCCCACTCAGCAGCCCGTCGTCATCGTGCAGGCCTCACCAG GTGTGCCTGTGTCGTCCCCTCCGCCAGGTGTGTCCCCAGGTGTGCAGTACGTGTACGTACCTGTCTCCTCGGGCGAGTCTCTGCACCCCAGTCCTCACGCACACGTCGTGCCAGCCCAGGGGGTCTCGCCACAGCAGGTCATCTacgcaggtcaaaggttatcacCGGCTGGACCACAGGGTCAGGGGGCAAGCTCACcagaaggtcaggggtcagcatCTCCGGGTCAGAGTTCGGGTCAGGGGACAAcagggagaagaagaggaaaaccGGCACCCCCACCGCCTTACGAGGCCACTGAGGGGGATTCGAGGCAACCACCGATTAACCCTGAGTTCTCAGGAAGGGTATGA
- the LOC136436113 gene encoding uncharacterized protein isoform X2, which produces MAINPRSVRSIGLSLIVFGALSVIFGLASDLSFSDAYLHQASGPIWSGVFVLITGILAASIHYEKGNRCIMIALTTLGTMSVLLTIASWIISSIGLNGRDTCPVSSCLSVKALHGVSLVLSAVETVLSVVCVILGCVGIWSPQDHSDRPPQYPQQQFSTPTQQPVVIVQASPGVPVSSPPPGVSPGVQYVYVPVSSGESLHPSPHAHVVPAQGVSPQQVIYAGQRLSPAGPQGQGASSPEGQGSASPGQSSGQGTTGRRRGKPAPPPPYEATEGDSRQPPINPEFSGRV; this is translated from the exons ATGGCGATCAACCCCAGGTCCGTGCGTTCCATCGGACTCTCTCTGATCGTGTTCGGGGCGCTCAGCGTGATATTCGGTCTGGCCTCCGACCTGAGCTTCAGCGATGCCTACCTGCACCAGGCCTCGGGGCCCATCTGGAGCGGCGTGTTC GTTCTCATTACGGGTATCTTGGCTGCGTCCATACACTATGAGAAAGGGAACAGATGCATC ATGATAGCCCTGACCACCCTGGGGACCATGTCTGTCCTCCTTACCATCGCTTCCTGGATCATCTCCTCTATCGGCCTGAACGGGCGAGACACGTGTCCCGTCAGCAGCTGTCTGTCAGTCAAGGCGCTGCACGGggtgtccctggtgctgtcTGCTGTGGAGACTGTGCTGTCTGTGGTGTGTGTGATTCTGGGCTGTGTGGGGATATGGTCTCCACAG GACCACTCGGACCGCCCCCCGCAGTACCCCCAGCAGCAGTTCTCCACTCCCACTCAGCAGCCCGTCGTCATCGTGCAGGCCTCACCAG GTGTGCCTGTGTCGTCCCCTCCGCCAGGTGTGTCCCCAGGTGTGCAGTACGTGTACGTACCTGTCTCCTCGGGCGAGTCTCTGCACCCCAGTCCTCACGCACACGTCGTGCCAGCCCAGGGGGTCTCGCCACAGCAGGTCATCTacgcaggtcaaaggttatcacCGGCTGGACCACAGGGTCAGGGGGCAAGCTCACcagaaggtcaggggtcagcatCTCCGGGTCAGAGTTCGGGTCAGGGGACAAcagggagaagaagaggaaaaccGGCACCCCCACCGCCTTACGAGGCCACTGAGGGGGATTCGAGGCAACCACCGATTAACCCTGAGTTCTCAGGAAGGGTATGA